GACTACGTACCCAAACAGCAGGCATCCTCCTCTGAAAGTATTAaccgcatttattgtgtttcgtctgctTGCTCTGAGGCacaagtaatttattatatatgaaaattattgtattcagtggcttctcctacttttcttagtgatatttagtgccagtttatcaggaagtgacgaatttgttctctttgactcgttggatggaatCGGTGCTTTATTCggaaatgttttatgcaatattccagttttgcgcataagttaaattcgcaTCTTTGGATGGAAAAATAGCTagtgataaataataatagatgttttgttttatgactTCAATTATTGCCATCCTGCCTTCATCCTCTCAGATGTGTGGTATAAAACCAGACTTCAAATCTCAGGTGGTCACTTCTGTTCTAGACAGCTGTCAATCTTTGTCATACCCAAACTGTATTTAGCACTCAAAACAAGAGAGCTGTTTTCTGACACTGTCTTACACGTGCAAGCCTTCATCTCACCTTGACTCTGATCAGAATAACACAGGTCATCATCTCGCAGCTCAATACCAAAGTATGATGTTTCCAAAACAACACTAGACACCTTCAGAAAGCTGCTGAGTCATGAGTCCCTGCTCTCCTGGAACACGGGGCTAGGATGAATCAGTGTGGCACAGGCTGACCCGATGGccagtgggtggatgagagcaTGTAGAACTGGCACCAGGGTCGGATGAGCGTTAGAGGTTTGACAGATCGGCCAAGACCCATCCACCCACAGCTCCCATTCAGTCCCGTTGAGCCTGGCACCGGTTCCAACCCCCACCCACGTCCAGCCTGCGTGTGGCCCGGCTCTGTCCCTGTGCTCCTGCCAGCGTTTCTGAACCACTCCACTGCCCTGACCCACTTTCTCCAGCTCTATTATACTCGCTCCAGTCCAGCGATACTCACTGAGATGGCTATAAAAGCTTTAATACAATCAAAACATCTGataaacacagtcaaacctgaGTGATGTTATTGTTCACTGTTTGCACAGGCTAAACACACGAAGGTCAACACACAGAGAGCAGACAGGCCCCATGAAGTTCTTCCGGACCTGTGCGTATGTGCCCCTCTCTCGCTCTCACTTACTGCCAAAAAAAACCTTTACTAACTGTCACAAAGCCTGGCCGAAGACAGTCAGCTGACCTACAGTGTAGAGAAATAGCATTattcaaagatgaatgaagctcAGCTAAACTTGAAACAGTCTTGGCAATTAAAAAAACTCTCAAAGATAAGCTACCttataaaaatcaaaacaaaatctcATACAAAAGAGAAGAAAGAGCAAGAAAGGAGCATGAATCCAGTCAGCCTCCACCTACTCCAATAAACAAGAACACACACTGGGGAAAATCAGAAACACTTCTTTCTTCATCCTTATATCCTCAAGCTCGCATACAAAAATTGACTTGACTTTGAATTGCTTGGAAGAGAGCtatttcaaaatgaatatgTTGTAATGACAATTAAAAGACTCTCACGTTGGCAATATTATACTGCGTAAACTATATAATAAACTAttagcaatatattttaatgggGGAGTATAACAAACCATAAATACAATGttcaaaaaacagcatttttgaaatagaaaacatttgtaacattagagatgtctttactgtcatttatacatccttgctgaataaaagtattatatttaaaaaaaaaaaaaaaatcttactaaccacaaacttttgagtcgtgtttgtttttttttcccctagaATGATGTGGTTACAGCATCTGTATATCCactgtggggggaaaaaaacaactccTGTACATATCTATACACTGGAAAAAACATGGATCATCATGTGTTTACTTCAAattcaaaagaatatattttctgACTCATTCTGTGATAAGAATCCACATCAGATCAGAAATTGTTGGTTAGTTCAAACACTTGactgatgttaaaaaaaaacaaaatcgcAATTTCAGGTTTGATTTCGGTTCAACCCTAGTCTAAAGATCCTTAAAtcacatttacttgagaagcaaaataacaataagaagtcttgttttcagagaaattgatcaaaatgacgCAAGTTTATGATTAAGGCCTTAATTTGTGGAAGAGTGaattaagacctttttaaagACTTAGGGGTGAAATGTGTACCCAGTTTTGTTCAGGACAGGCTTTGTGGGGTACACCCATCcggtatataataaatattctaCATAAGCTAGTAAGGAGAAGGCCAAAAATCACTCCACTGGTCCCTGTCATGCATCCCTGCACACCGTGTGAGGAGAAATGAGGCGTCTCTTTCACCCTATCTCCTTACATGTCAAATTCTGTAGAGCACACAACTCTATGAGAGGCTCATACTCTCTCTCAGTGCAACACAATGATGATATTCATTCCTGCCATTATATAAACAGTTGGATCCAGACTGGAATGGACCAGTTCTCTCAATTCCTTTAATTCAATGGCAATTCCATGCTTTCTTGTCCTTATTTCCTGTCGCGATGAATGGGTGCTGATCTACATGACTACCACAGTTTGTTTCCTAAAGGCACTGTAATGCCACAGAGCTAATAACAATAACTGGATGCTTAATGACAGAGAACCAAGTCAAGCTCGCTACAAGAACAAAGGGATGTTTTAAAAAGATAAGCGAGAATGTGAGACATATATCTGTCTGTCCGAGAGTCTACATGTATCTAGGCTAATGTTTTCTCCTCTGTCAGAGCCTTAGGCTTCACTTTTCCCTCCTCATTCTTGCTGTTAACGTTAAACCatcacacaaacatacagagaGCTATGTAAACAAACTGGCTATCTTCAATCGACTCGTGTTCGGTGAGTCACAAGCAAAACTGCTGTTGCTTTTACCTGTTCGTAGTTCAGCCGCTGAGCCTCCGAGATCTCTTTTGGCTTGGCTTCAAGGATATAGTCTCCTGTTGTGAAGGAGCAAaagtaagaaagaaacagaTAGGGAGGGTTAAGGAAAACATTTGAGAGACAGTGCTCTTATGAAAAACACATGCTCACAGGAGACATCAGTCTCCTCCTCACCCTGTTGTAATTAACAAATTGTCTATATATGCCAGTAAACCAAAAGTAGTAGATATTTACAACCCTGATCTTTCTGTATTTAAAGCTTTAGTGTGAATGTCAGTCAATACAGTGACTGAAGCCTGCCTGTTTTAGTAGAAGGGCCTGCAGAGTTAAACTAGACTTTCacaaagtttgtttacatgtgcGTTTGTAAAAGTTTTTATGTCGTTGAGCTACAGTCTTCATCTTtctgtccaaatatatatatgacacaATGTGTAATCAAATATTCAAACAGAGGCCAATTAATAACTAGGCCTAATTTAAGATTTATACATTGCAGACGATACATGACAGATGCATTATGCAGAACTGTTAGAATAGCTGCGTCCCAAATGACACACCatacactatgcacttatacactatgtacttaACTTACGCACTATGTACTCAACTATGTAGAGTATGAATtatataaggttattttgtcattcataaTTGGAGTCTAATAGCCACTCCCCCTCAGCTGCgtagttaaaggggtcatatgatgcttttttaaagatcattattttgtgtatttggtgtaacagaatatgttgacatgctttaatgttcaaaaaacacattatttttcaaatactgtacattattgtaggtcctctatgccccgcaTCTCTCAAACACTTTGTTTTCTACAAAGTCCCTCCTTTCGACAAGCGCAGTcagctctgattggccaactggcaCAGTGCATCGTGATTGGCCGAAAACCACAAGCACTCGTCGGAAATATAACGCCCCTTtccataatcgcgagcttcagctttcaaaataaatgtgaagatagttaataatgtccttagttttaccatcagttcaagcccgagaggggaCAGAGTCgtgtgacagacacagtgatgaagctCGTATGTGTTTGCACACAAGCCGTGATTAAGAaagctgactccactgtgatgtgaccctctctctctctctcacacacacacacacacacacacacacacacaagccgaTAGCTGACGTGCTGTGATatgaccctgtctctctcttacacacatacacacaacgcgcaaaactccacatttgaacagtcaatagcaaatacttaaactaataacaaaacatacttacagtcgctgattcagaagcgccagattgtcatagcaaagtcagaattacctccTCTCCTAGGTTCTCGAAAtggtcgtccataaaatgcgttgtgATAACATCTGGGTTGTGCTGTTTTGTTataagtaatcttaatgattactaaatgcatctacttttggaaggccaaataaagtgcttttgctttcgcacagaaacacacagcgtctccctgacatgaCTGCCCGCATCAACACTACTGTGGTTTCCTTGCGTGCACATTTGGGCGGCAATAAGCAactatttccacatcgtgacgtagacatgtgagggcgtgtttgaatgagctgttttagggggcgtggcagagtcttaactttgataaagaatatctccttagttttgagactttagtctttgcaacttcagggatcttatctatgcacaatcagcttgtaacactccaaagagaaaggaaaacttgaaatcgcatcatatgacccctttaaagctgTGACAGTTGAGTGTGTGAAGTGTCCAACAACCAGGTATTTAATGCAccttttctttttggaattttcagtgtgaacacactactcacactatttatactacaaaacCTCATAGAATAGtgcttaaaggtcccatgacatgctgctttttggatgcttttatataggcctaagtggtccctagtactgtatctgaagtctttttcccgaaattcagccttggtgcagaatttcagccactacgagccagtcccacaatgaccTTAGGatgtgccatttctgtgtctgtagctttaaatgctaatgaggatgagagaggcggggcaaggtagagggtgggtgtgtgtccTTAAACaacttgcgctaccatgcgctaatgttgacagtggatgtatcgcaatggctcgtagacacacagttgttcaagcttttcagtttgacccagaatctgatccgtatggagaagcaccggatgaagaagttgcaactcagcggctacagcaggacgtctccgaatggttagtttaaaatattgtgtctggatacggtactttagttggtttgtttatgtatgctgttacagttattatcatgtagctaaagctagccataggctcggatgaaggaactaaaaaaatactttgatgttcatttgtacatccaactgccatgcttcgctcgtttgcaagccatgatgtctctcgagggaaaaaaaaaatattgcgcttgcctcgcacggtagtagctcattttctcatgggcgggcaaagcagagaaaggggaggtaacctttccccatatgacgacataaagggaagattccagattgggcatctgagctttcattttcgaaaggtgaagcaggatacccagggctctgtttacacctatcgccatttctagccactgggggaccatagtcaggctaggggaactcatattaatgttaaaaaaacctcataaagtgaaattttcatgccatgggacctttaagtaCGCAGTTTGGGATGCACCTTACGGCTTCACAAAAACCAGACTACTATGATTTCAATCATACTAGTGCTGttacataacattttatttagatcTGCTGTCCATTGTCAATTGTGTAGCTACGAATGTATGTTTCAGAATGATGCATGGCactatgtttttatattattagtattaagtAGTATTTCTAattttgctatttatttattacttttttagttagtaataataataataataaagtattattattattttgtagcTATATTGATAACATTTCGGCCAAATTGTGCAGACCTACAAAGAGCACAGCAAACATGAATTTCTTCTTTAAATCACAATCAGTTTTTATcagaaaaatcacaatttaGATTTTATCCCCAAATCGTGCAGCCCAAGAAACTGAACTCAAAACAAGAAGTTTCagaattcaattcaatatttaAGTTTGACCTCTAAGCAAGTTTACCATTGTCCTCCTTTTATTGTCCTGTCCGAACGAACTCTATTACAGATCAGTGAAGGGGGCTGGAGCAGAGACAGGGGGCATCGATGGCTGCTGGCATGCTGGCAGACATGAGAATATCTGACCCTGGGTTTTGTACTAATACCGAACCACCTGTCATCCCCCTCATTAACATTCTGTACACACATACAGCTCTAGGTACAGGAGCACTGCTCGGCTGTACTGACCATTAAATCAAGGCCAAGGCCAGAGTAAATAATCCACTCCATTACAGAGCAGTCTATTGCTATTGATTTCCACATATCTGTCACTTTTCAAAGCTTTCCATGACTTGTCATTGTACTAATAATTTAGCGACACTGAATTATGTGGTTGCACCTGCCATAGTTCAAAACAAACGAGTTCAGAATGCCAGAGGAAGCCTAGCTGTTTCTGCTCTGACAAAGCACAAACGTGTGAGAGAGAAGCGTGAAGCTCGGCGCTTTTATTTTCGGCCCACTCCCTCAGACTCCCGCTTCCTCTGATTGGTGCCAAGAATGCAGCCCAGCACAAGCAGGTTCATTTGGGCCACTTTCACTTATTTCTGCTCAGCAAAAACCCTCCGTTCCAACTCCAGCCTCTTCATCTCTTTTTCAGTTCCTCTCCAGCTGATCTCTTCCTCAGTCATTCTAATCAGAACCCATTAAAAAGATCCTGTAATTGCTTGCACTACTTTACAAACATCTTTATTGCGTATTCACTTTATTACATCAAAatgtaaaggaatagttcaaacaaaaatgaagattctgtcattGTCATCAACTCGCTTCGCTTCAAACCTTTAttccttctgtggaacacaaattaagaattgCACTGGTTCACTTTTTTCATGCAATTAGCTGGCACAAAGATGAGATTTTAAGCTTAAGAAAATTACTATAATCATAAAATAAGAATTCATGTGTTATATTCCAAGTCTGTGTATGTATCACAGCTGACATTTAATGAATAATGACTTTGATTTGGGTCTGTTTGTCCCACAAAGTTAACatcagaagacttgaaatataaCACACAAGCAATATGCCAACTTTTATGACACTTTTATGGTGATTGTCCATACTTTTTGAATCTGGAAAATCTCAGTCTCCTTTCACaataattgcatggaaaagagcaaccagtgcaattctttaaaaatgctTCTTATAGGTTTTGAAACAATAAAGATCTAGGATtttaagacaaaacaaaacttcACCAGGCCttacaatttaatgtaattctGCAATtatgtctttttattgtttgaatgaCAAACAATTAATTCATGAaaccaaaaacatttaattacacaaatCAGTCATTAGGCTCTGACCAAATTGTTTTGatgctaataaaatattttacactttgATGAAGAACTGCTTGGGTTACTTGGATACATACTACAGCATTCCACAGTAAATGAACAGTAACTGAAATGCATGTCTTGATCAAATCAGAAAAGACTGAGCAGTCGTCAAGAGTTTGTTCATGGGCCACTGACTTTGCCTGGAAATGAAACACTAACAGTGCTGTAAAGTACAGCAGAGAGACAGCGAGATAGATGCTGTCTAATGGAGTTAAACAGCTTACTGCACCTAGGGAAGAGAAAAGCAATTTACAGATGCCTGTGTAGCTAACCATGGATGTCTCAGAGCACAAGTGAGCAAATGTGAATATACGCTGCTGAATAAATGCAGCTCAAAGCTATGATGGGAGTACCTCAGAAGTAACACGCAGAAGGTCAAACGAGCaacagtaaatgtaaaaaaagtgcCCAGCTGGCGCACTCTTCATCTGACACGGTTTGTATCTAGGGGATTTCTGTGTCCTATATGTCAGGCATGCTTTAGATCACATGGATGGACATCCTCGCAAACAGCTCAGCAATAAGAGGAATACTTTAGAGTGGTATCTAGGCAGACAGCTGGGAATGGAGTGTGTTGAATGGCCTCAAGCATGTTCAGAGTAGTCAAGTTTTCCAAGCCAAACTGACCTCACAGTTATTGCAAGCCACAGGAGGTAGTGTTTCCCACCTGAAGCTGCTGTACCCTTGTCACTTGTATTGTATTAAACATTATGCTCTCTCCCATTTTATTGCATGTTTAGTCAGGAATGGGGCTGAAATGAgatcattttatatacagtaaatataatgataatatattCTACAGATTTACTGGATATAAAATGATTCAatcaatttcatttaaaaaaaatggaagagCATATGATAGATGACGAGTAATAACAATAACGTTAGAGCAGcagcaacaaaaacaaaaacaacaacaacaacaatactcCTTCCTACTTGTCTTTCAGCTCATCCAATACAAATATATCCTATAATTTTTGGTCAATTGACTTATTATATCTCAACGGAAAAATTAACGGACTATACTTCCATCTTTAAATGAGTTAAAAGATACTTTTAACTTTGCTTTATCCCCTGGTAAATTTGGTATATTTTACGTTATTGGTTGCTGCCCTCTTGCCCAGGTCACACTTGTAAAAGAGATATTAATCTCAGCGAGTTTTTTTAaacctggttaaataaaggaaattaatacattattgaatgaataataataattattattattatttaactttgtttataatgataatgttattattattacatgcattatatataatgaattagtcaattaaaaatgaaataacatgATTAGGCTTTCCAAACTTTTTTAAGTTTATCAAAAGTTGAATAATATAACCACCTGCCATACAAACACATGCTTGATAAGTACTCTCATTCTGAGTGGAAAAAATGTCTTAGACTGCAAAAGTTTGTCAAgtttcaaaactaaaaaaaaaaaagtgaccaCACCCATGTGAGGAATGACATTTGGAGACCACATCCTCTGCGGTCACAATCACTGCACTTTATGAGGGTGAACAAGGCACAAGCTTGCAAAGTTCATGAAGTCTGTACTTTCTAGAACGATTCCAAACAAAACACAGTCTGAATCCAGTAAAGATTCTGCATTGTATAAATCGCCTGTGGTGTtccactttggataaaagcatctgctaaatgactaaatgctTTTATAAAGGTCTTCAAGGAGTGTTAAGAGAAACCAGTGCACATATATCAACCTCTGAATAACACATCCAGAGCTGATATCTATATACATCTCATACTTGGCATTTCTGGAGTGTGTGAGGCAAAATAAAACTGCTTACAGTTAAAACAGTCATCACAACATTCAAATCCAATCAAAGCTCTCAGTTTGTGACTTTTATTATAGCCTTCAACAGCTGGTGTACAGTACTTTCTTCGTAGCATCTACGACATTTATTTCCTTTAACAAGCTGCTTTTACATTCCATCAATGGTATTTATTTAGGACTAGTACACAGATGCTTTtacactattaaaaacattttaaactagtTAAAAAAGTTAATGTTATGTGAGAAGCTGAGGACCAGGCAACTGTCAAACTGCAGTAATGCAACACTTCAGTGTACCAGGTCAACATGCCACAGTGGAAATAGGGATCTGGATTCTGTGACGTTACAAGAGGACGAGCCCCTGGGTATTTCCCTGATCTGGTGCTGTCCATCAGCATCCTGAAGACATATCACATTTTCAGGTTCTCCAATGTTTATCAGGCTGTTTATCAAACTTACAAGAGTCTAACTCTATGTACAGAGTGACTTCTTCTCTAACACTTTCTGAAGCCATAAAGAAGCTCAGATTTTTAGAGGTACATGCAAAAAAAGTCTAACCAGAAAGTGTATGTTGAAATTACACTACACAATCCTATAATTAGGAGGATGACATGACTAGCTTTTCCATGGTTCTTACTGTAATTTAATGCCCCATGGTggataaatttacattttgggaaCGAACTAGCAATCAGTGACATGACGCTGCGGGCAGAAGTAGCCAGAAACACTCAAGCGTAGTTTTCCCATTATGGTGCTGTCAGCGAGCCCACCGTGCTTTCATTGCATCTCCACGTCTTTCTTTATTAGCtcttcaaattaaataaaacctgAAACATCTACTCTGATTTCTACAGAGCTGGATGGATACTATGTCAAATAAACAAAGCCATGTAAAGAATCCACATTTATAATGCAAATAAAACTCACCCAGATATTCCATCAGCTGCTCTGCTGTTATTATCTCCATCATTGGTGGCAGCTTGACCTGTGCCAGAACCagagaaaaatcattttaaaaacagtttaaatgaCAAATTACCTATGGCCATATATGAGAACTTGTTTCCTTCGACAATGATGTTATGTAATATGCTCACATAAGGGTTATGGTGTTTAAATAGGCTGCTGTATCATCATAAATGCACTATGGGAAGAGATTTTTATCCAAAAAAACCCATCTTAAAAACAGCCTGAACGTGGCTATCATCTTCAGAAGATGCCAGTGGCTTTTAAAGCAGTCACAGCTGAACAACATAGTGCCTCTTTTTTCAAGATGAAAGACTGAGCACTGAAATAGCTCCTCGTGTGCCTGCCAACTCACTGTCAAAGCCAATAATTAAATGTCATCTTTATAATGCAAATGAGTCCAGGGCTGAAAGCCAGAAGTTATTGGTGTgtctgtaaaatgactgtttcgAACCAAACCAAAATACTGGTATGGCTCTAAATAAATGGCAAAGGggatgttatttaaaaatatggagaaagagagagagaaatctgAAGGTGAAGACAAAATCCAAACAGAACTTCGAATCAATCCCAATCAATTCGCTAGTTTTCACTGCCAAAATACTGTTACAAAACATTGTCAAATAAAAGGGGGAATAACATTTTATGTCCTCcatatttttacagtttgtttAGCCAATTATGGACCATAGTTGTGTGAACTGTGTGAATCTtgagaaattataaaaaatgcatGCAGGAAGTTTCTTTACTAAAAGTTGCAAATTGTTTCATCACTCATGCTGCatgtttagacttttttttaaatcagcagaAGTTGGACTTCTGTTGACTGGGGTAACCGCAAGGATACTGTCCCATACCATCACTACATAAAgtaaacatattattataatttttattattagtaactTTGTCAGACATGATGTCAACATGGCAGCACTCATGGGGGGGTTGACCCGCACTGTGTAGAATAAAACACCTCCAGTCAGTGTACCTCATTTTTAACAGACATCTCAAAAGTGCTGTTCACGTCTCTGTAAAACTTTTTAACAAACGATCAACGTCTTAACGCGCTTTCAGTGACAACTGATGTCTCGTGACCTACTGAGTAGACacaaacaatacaataaaatttttttttttagcatttgcACATCTATGACTCGGGTGGTACTGTGAGCTGTCAAACGAGCAGACTCTCATCTTATTTACCTTCCACGACAATAGCAGGACATTCATAATAGCCAGCAGCGGACACGGCCCGTTCTCGTTCTGTGTGATGATAGGCGTGTTCTCCTCCTTCCACTTTATCCACTTGATGTGGTACAACGACTGACCGGCCACCCTGTCTTTAGGACAGGGGATTTTGGTTCCCTCGGCCCCGTATTCACTCTGAATTGCCAAAGCCAGTCCCTTGTCCTCCAGTCCCTCGCTGTTGAGGTCTGAACTCGGGCAGGAGTTGAGGTTGGAGAAGGACTCCAGTGAATCAAAGCTGCGGGACTCCCCTGCGATGCTGGGCTCACTCCCACTCGGAGGACCCTCGGAAACAGTGTGATCGTTTGAATTCGAGCTCGCGGATTTTGCTTTGTCCGAGCACAAACAAGCAGACTTGGCCAGCTTCGTCGCTTCTTGCGTCCCTCCATCCAAACCGTCCGCTTGCACGTTACTGATGTCGGGCTGCTCTCCCGCGAGGTTGTTTACTAACTTTGAGGTGCCACCCTCCTTATTCCCAGCAGCGGTCGTCGACGGTTCGTATCCCATCCCGTTGCTCAGCTGATCCGTTGCAGACAGCGTCTCTGGTGAACCGCTCTTGCTGACTGTCTCAGCAGCATCTGATGTCTGTGTGCAGGGTGTAGCATTAGCACCGCTAGCACTTGCACAAGTACTCAAAGTCTCTCTCTTCTCGCAGACATCTTTTATTCCGCCCACTGTTTTGATATCCGCGGGTTCTGCGGGGATAGCGGTGCACAGGACACTTCCTCCCGCGTCTCGATGAGGGTTTGCATTCTTCTCCATTTCGCTGAACGCATCGACGACAACCTTTAACTAGATGGCAAGCTCCAGTCTCAGCTCCGACGACGCCATGACATCTCCACCTCTGACGTCACCCCTTCACAGACACTCACGAGCGAGTCCGGCTGCACACAACCGCTAACTGTATGACACTTTACTAgcagcttaaagggatagttcacccagacgTGAGAATtatgtcatcgtttactcaccgatttttttttttttcgttccaaacctgcctgACTTTTTCTTACGTGAAGCACAAAAGAGATGTCAGGCAGTTAACGTTACAGTCCGAGGCGAAGAAAGTGAATGGAGAATGAGCCTGTCACATCTTCTTGGTATTTCACCTAAAAAAGAAAGTCAAAGGGGTTTGTAACGATATGGGGGTGAGTAAAATATTAGCAGAATGATGATGAaaaagtaagatattttaacGACTTCTGAAAATCCCTATAACagcataataaatattatattggtCATAAAttagtgtgtttttgtattacTGCAAAATCCAAggtttcaaaagaaaaaaacaagttttaCATGTGTTCTTTGGAGTCCTGCTTACATCGTCTTCTTTAAACTGTGTGGCAGCCCTCTCTGGATTTCTTCAGGTCTGCATAATGCAACTC
The sequence above is a segment of the Onychostoma macrolepis isolate SWU-2019 chromosome 07, ASM1243209v1, whole genome shotgun sequence genome. Coding sequences within it:
- the mindy2 gene encoding ubiquitin carboxyl-terminal hydrolase MINDY-2 isoform X3, which encodes MEKNANPHRDAGGSVLCTAIPAEPADIKTVGGIKDVCEKRETLSTCASASGANATPCTQTSDAAETVSKSGSPETLSATDQLSNGMGYEPSTTAAGNKEGGTSKLVNNLAGEQPDISNVQADGLDGGTQEATKLAKSACLCSDKAKSASSNSNDHTVSEGPPSGSEPSIAGESRSFDSLESFSNLNSCPSSDLNSEGLEDKGLALAIQSEYGAEGTKIPCPKDRVAGQSLYHIKWIKWKEENTPIITQNENGPCPLLAIMNVLLLSWKVKLPPMMEIITAEQLMEYLGDYILEAKPKEISEAQRLNYEQWIYRCCNHIILGEKKTNTTQKFVNMSDAMAVLHKLQTGLDVNVKFTGVRVFEYTPECIVFDLLDIPLYHGWLVDPQMADIVKAVGNCSYNQLVEKIISCKQSDNSELAGEGFVAEQFLNSTATQLTYHGLCELTSTVQEGELCVFFRNNHFSTMTKFKAQLYLLVTDQGFLTEEKVVWESLHNVDGDGNFCDSEFRLRPPSDPETVYRGQQDQIDQDYLMALSLQQEQQASDLGWEQIPEGISDLELAKKLQEEEDRRALQYYQEQEQAQAAAAVAAQAQGQQPAAGADQVDRVAAAGASAGGATASPSPGKQPSTGERKPKKEAKDKDKCILL